A genomic window from Clostridia bacterium includes:
- the rplC gene encoding 50S ribosomal protein L3, with product MQKGIIGKKLGMTQLFDENGKFIPVTVVEVGPCPVVLKKTVENDGYEAVQLGFSDKKEKKVNKPLKGHYDKAGVGYKRFLREFRLDDCSSLNVGDEVKADIFADGDKIDVTGTSKGKGFAGVIKRWGNHRGPMTHGSGFHRSSGSMGACSSPSRVYKGKKLPGHMGNVKVTVQNLDVVKVMADKNLLLVKGSVPGPKGGILIIKDSVKK from the coding sequence ATGCAAAAAGGAATTATCGGTAAAAAATTGGGTATGACCCAGTTATTCGATGAAAACGGAAAATTTATTCCTGTAACAGTTGTAGAAGTTGGTCCTTGCCCAGTTGTTTTAAAGAAAACAGTGGAAAATGACGGTTACGAAGCTGTACAGTTAGGTTTTTCCGACAAGAAAGAAAAGAAAGTTAACAAACCGCTTAAAGGTCATTATGACAAGGCAGGAGTTGGCTACAAAAGATTCTTAAGAGAATTCAGACTTGATGACTGCTCATCATTAAACGTTGGCGACGAAGTTAAAGCAGATATCTTTGCTGACGGCGACAAAATCGACGTTACAGGAACTTCTAAAGGTAAAGGCTTCGCAGGCGTTATCAAAAGATGGGGCAACCACAGAGGTCCTATGACTCACGGTTCAGGATTCCACAGAAGCTCAGGTTCAATGGGTGCTTGTTCATCTCCATCCCGAGTTTATAAAGGAAAGAAATTACCTGGACACATGGGTAATGTAAAAGTTACAGTTCAGAATCTTGATGTAGTTAAAGTTATGGCTGACAAAAACTTATTATTAGTTAAAGGTTCAGTTCCTGGTCCTAAAGGCGGCATTTTAATTATAAAAGATTCAGTTAAGAAATAA
- the rpsS gene encoding 30S ribosomal protein S19: protein MGRSLKKGPFVDAKLYKRIEEMNAQGEKRVLKTWSRASTIFPEFIGHTIAVYDGRKHVPVYVTEDMVGHKLGEFAPTRTFKGHAGSKTGAR, encoded by the coding sequence ATGGGTAGATCTTTGAAAAAAGGACCTTTCGTTGACGCTAAACTATATAAAAGAATAGAAGAAATGAATGCTCAAGGAGAAAAAAGAGTGCTTAAGACATGGTCAAGAGCATCCACAATTTTCCCTGAATTCATTGGACATACAATCGCTGTTTATGACGGCAGAAAACACGTTCCTGTTTATGTAACCGAAGATATGGTTGGACACAAGTTAGGTGAATTCGCACCTACAAGAACTTTCAAAGGCCATGCAGGTTCCAAAACCGGTGCTAGATAG
- the rpsJ gene encoding 30S ribosomal protein S10: MAGNEKIRIRLKAYDHMLIDQSAEKIVETVKRTGAKVSGPIPLPTKKEVVTILRAVHKYKDSREQFEMRTHKRLIDILSPTPKTLEALTKLDLPAGVEINIKL, encoded by the coding sequence ATGGCAGGAAACGAAAAAATCAGAATCAGACTTAAAGCGTACGATCATATGCTTATCGATCAGTCAGCTGAAAAGATAGTTGAAACTGTTAAAAGAACCGGAGCGAAGGTTTCAGGACCTATTCCGCTACCAACTAAAAAAGAAGTAGTAACTATCTTAAGAGCGGTTCATAAGTATAAAGATTCTCGTGAACAGTTCGAAATGAGAACTCACAAAAGACTTATCGACATTTTAAGTCCAACACCTAAAACACTTGAAGCTTTAACTAAGCTTGATTTGCCTGCAGGTGTAGAAATCAACATCAAACTTTAA
- the rplB gene encoding 50S ribosomal protein L2 encodes MAIKSYKPTTPSRRFMTVTDYSELSKVKPERSLLVNLKKTAGRNSYGRITVRHRGGGNKVKYRIIDFKRNKLDIPAKVLTIEYDPNRSAFIALIQYEDGVKSYIIAPNGLKVGDTVISSASADIKPGNTLPIANIPVGTIIHNIELAPGKGAQLVRSAGNSAQLMAKEGKYAQVRLPSGEVRMVLTVCKATIGQVSNVDHENVSIGKAGRKRHLGWRPTVRGVVMNPCDHPHGGGEGKSPIGRPAPVTPWGKPALGLKTRSKKKQSSKFIVKARNAK; translated from the coding sequence ATGGCTATAAAAAGTTATAAACCAACCACTCCCTCAAGAAGATTTATGACAGTTACAGATTATTCTGAACTTTCAAAGGTAAAACCTGAGAGATCATTGTTGGTTAACTTAAAGAAAACTGCCGGCAGAAACTCTTACGGTAGAATCACTGTAAGACACAGAGGCGGCGGAAACAAAGTAAAATACAGAATTATCGATTTCAAAAGAAATAAATTAGATATTCCTGCAAAAGTATTAACTATTGAATACGATCCAAACAGAAGCGCATTTATCGCTTTAATCCAGTATGAAGACGGAGTTAAGAGTTATATCATCGCTCCAAACGGTCTTAAAGTTGGAGACACTGTTATTTCAAGTGCTTCTGCAGATATCAAACCTGGTAACACATTACCAATCGCAAACATTCCTGTTGGTACAATAATTCACAACATTGAATTAGCACCAGGAAAAGGCGCTCAGTTAGTAAGAAGTGCAGGTAACTCTGCTCAGCTTATGGCTAAAGAAGGTAAATATGCACAGGTTAGACTTCCATCAGGCGAAGTTAGAATGGTGCTTACAGTATGTAAAGCAACTATTGGTCAGGTTAGTAACGTTGACCACGAAAACGTTTCTATCGGTAAAGCCGGAAGAAAAAGACATCTTGGTTGGAGACCAACCGTTAGAGGTGTTGTTATGAACCCTTGCGATCACCCTCACGGTGGTGGTGAAGGTAAATCACCTATCGGTAGACCTGCACCGGTTACTCCTTGGGGTAAACCAGCTCTTGGTCTTAAAACCAGAAGTAAGAAAAAACAAAGTAGTAAGTTTATTGTTAAGGCAAGAAATGCTAAATAA
- the rplW gene encoding 50S ribosomal protein L23 codes for MKYAHDIIRRPIISEKSMSGIADKKYTFEVSKDANKIEIKNAIETVFKGVKVKSVNTVNVTGKMKRVGVHTGRRPSYKKAIVTLTADSKSIEFFESMA; via the coding sequence ATGAAGTATGCACACGATATTATCAGAAGACCAATAATTTCTGAAAAAAGTATGTCAGGTATCGCAGATAAGAAATATACTTTCGAAGTATCTAAAGATGCTAACAAAATAGAAATCAAAAACGCTATCGAAACTGTTTTCAAAGGCGTTAAAGTAAAAAGCGTTAACACCGTTAACGTTACCGGTAAAATGAAAAGAGTAGGAGTTCATACCGGTAGAAGACCAAGCTACAAAAAAGCCATTGTTACTCTTACTGCTGACAGTAAGTCTATCGAATTCTTTGAAAGTATGGCGTAG
- the rplD gene encoding 50S ribosomal protein L4, whose translation MPKVDLYNMEGKVIGDIELSDKVFGVEINNNAMHAVVVNHLANSRQGTQSTKTRTEVRGGGIKPWKQKGTGRARQGSIRAPQWTGGGVALGPKPRSYRYSLNKKLRQVALKSALSSKVIDNNIIVVDNIAVAEYKTKEMVKMLANLKVDKKALIVLNEKNDFVVKSANNIPDVKTTLSTSLNTYDVLNCEQFVITLDAVKKLEEVYA comes from the coding sequence ATGCCTAAAGTTGATTTATATAATATGGAAGGTAAAGTAATTGGAGATATCGAATTAAGCGATAAAGTATTTGGCGTTGAAATAAATAACAATGCTATGCACGCTGTAGTTGTTAACCACTTAGCAAACTCCAGACAGGGTACACAAAGCACTAAAACAAGAACTGAAGTTAGAGGCGGCGGTATCAAACCTTGGAAACAAAAAGGAACAGGCCGTGCAAGACAGGGTTCTATCCGTGCTCCACAGTGGACAGGTGGCGGTGTTGCGTTAGGTCCTAAACCAAGAAGCTACAGATACAGCTTAAACAAAAAATTAAGACAGGTTGCTTTAAAATCTGCTCTTTCAAGCAAAGTAATAGATAATAACATTATCGTTGTTGATAATATTGCTGTTGCAGAATACAAAACAAAAGAAATGGTTAAAATGCTTGCTAACTTAAAAGTTGATAAAAAAGCATTAATCGTTTTAAATGAAAAGAATGATTTTGTTGTTAAATCCGCAAACAATATTCCGGATGTTAAAACAACTCTTTCTACTTCACTTAATACTTATGATGTATTAAACTGCGAACAGTTTGTTATCACTCTTGATGCTGTTAAGAAATTAGAGGAGGTGTACGCATAA